The DNA sequence ATCGATCAGGCTTTAAAATTACAATTTTCAGAGTTAAATGCTCAGCTAAAACAATTGCAACGCGTAGACGCGGCTCTTTGCCAAGTAGATCTAGGCTTGTACGGACTGTGCAGTGATTGCGAGGAAGTTATTGAGATTGAGCGATTAAATAACGACCCTAGCACTCAACGTTGTCAGATTTGTAGTGATAAGCATCGACTCACCAAGCGGCGTGAAAGCTTTGCGCTTTAGCATGAATACTGCAGATACAAAAAGGCCACCTTTCGGTGGCCTTTTTACTTCTACTCGATAAAGTTAGAAGTTGTAACGAACACCCGCAGCTAGGCGGTTATCGTCGGTTTTAACACCAACAACGTCTTTTTCTTTGCTGTTACGGTATTCAGTATAAAGTAAGATATTATTCCAATCATACATTGCACCAACGTAACCTTCTTTAAGTTCACCTAAAGAATTAGCAGCTTTGTCATCTTGTACGTTCCAACCAGTGTAAAGCTGGAGACCCATGTCTAGTGTATAAGCAACTACACCTTCATGACCGATAGCTTTTTCTGAAACAGTTTCGCCATCAAAAGAAACGTGGTCTTTAAATTCACCGTAGGTTACTGCAGCGTAAATAGGACCTTGATTGTAAGTTGCAGCTAGAGCAGCTAGTTTTGCATCACCAGAATTGCCACCACTTGAGCGTTTTACATCACTCATTGCGTCAGCTGTACGGTTCATCTGGTGGTAGGTTGTACCAACATTAAGGCCGAAATCAAAGTCATAAGAAATAGCGCCCGAGTAGCTGTCTTTGCGGCCATTACTTTGATCTGCGAATTGGTATTGACCGCTTAAGTTAACACCACCGAAGCTGCCATTATATTGTAATGCGTCGTTTGCACGGCCTGTGCCAGCAACACCGTGGCCACCAGTAAGTTCACCATCAGAGTTAATGCCAGTTGCGCCATCGTAGATACCCATAGATGTGCCGCCGTATACCCAAAATACATCAGTATTACCTGCAACACTGTAGTAAGTAGACCACTGCTTACCGAAAGATAGTGAGCCATAATCATCGTGATCTAACGCTAAAAAGCCTAAACGATTGAAGAAAGGGTTACTGCTATCGCCATTTGGGTTGTCTAAACCATATTCCATGGTAGCGCGTGCAGCGAAGCCATTGGTTAATTCACGAGAGAAGTTTAGGTTAATACGCGATGAGTTGTCTTCTGCACGAGCGTCACGCTCTCCATCTTCATTCGCAGACTCAACCATAAGGTTAAGACGTCCGCCAATTGAGAATGCGTTTTCGCCGTCGTTGTAAATTTCTTGGGCGTTAGTTGCACCAGCTGCAAATAATGCTGGAATTGCGATTGCTAAAATTGTCTTATTCAATGTTCCACTGCCTATTTTGAGATTAATACATTATCTCTTCCATGATCCATTCTAATGTCCTGCGAATGGCTTCCTTAGCAGTAAAGTCCTTCTTACGGCCGACATATTTGCTGATAATCAGACTTAATTCAAGATTTTTCTACAAAAAAAGTGAACTTTTTGGTTTTATGCCGAACGCAATAAGCAATAAAGCAAAACTTTCATCTAATCAATGACTAGTAGATATAAGCAAAATGAATAAGTCGCTATCGGCAACAACTAAAAGTAAGTGACAACTCAAACAATAATTGGTGGGGCCATGAGAAACTAAATGAGAAAAACACACACAAAAAAGCTCGCCGAAGCGAGCTTATATATAATGTTTAAACACCAAAGATGTTTAACTCATTAAAACAACTTAGAAGTTGTATTGTACTGCAACAGTCCACTGGTTATCAGCATCTTCTAGACCGTCAACCAAGTACTCGCCCCAAACTT is a window from the Agarivorans sp. TSD2052 genome containing:
- a CDS encoding porin; the encoded protein is MNKTILAIAIPALFAAGATNAQEIYNDGENAFSIGGRLNLMVESANEDGERDARAEDNSSRINLNFSRELTNGFAARATMEYGLDNPNGDSSNPFFNRLGFLALDHDDYGSLSFGKQWSTYYSVAGNTDVFWVYGGTSMGIYDGATGINSDGELTGGHGVAGTGRANDALQYNGSFGGVNLSGQYQFADQSNGRKDSYSGAISYDFDFGLNVGTTYHQMNRTADAMSDVKRSSGGNSGDAKLAALAATYNQGPIYAAVTYGEFKDHVSFDGETVSEKAIGHEGVVAYTLDMGLQLYTGWNVQDDKAANSLGELKEGYVGAMYDWNNILLYTEYRNSKEKDVVGVKTDDNRLAAGVRYNF
- a CDS encoding TraR/DksA family transcriptional regulator; translation: MEIRDYQLRLTQQLEQLKSEIISFLTASEKTSLQLTAEKLQSLSNEQLIDQALKLQFSELNAQLKQLQRVDAALCQVDLGLYGLCSDCEEVIEIERLNNDPSTQRCQICSDKHRLTKRRESFAL